CTTTTATCTGATCTAAAGAATAGTTCCACGATATTATTCAATACAGAATCTATATATTCATAGAAAACTTGTTGATGAGAACTCTCATTTCAATGATATTTATACCCTCTTAGGACCTGTTTGGATTGGtccctctactccccctccctccccctTAATCCAAAAAAACCATTAATGACCAGTTGTTTGCACTTTTTAGTGGTCAAGGGAAAGAAACAGTGTGACTAATTACAGTTTCATCAAGCAAAAGCATCCTGCTTAACATAGTAATGAATGTGACACATATGGAACTGAGTATTGACAAATTCCTTTTTTATGTAACTATTCACAAAATATCTATCTTGTAAAATGATTCCAATTGACAGCAATCATGCATTACTTTTCTAGTTCTTAAATTTGATCTTGGATATTGCTTGatgtattttatttcttttctaagtGATTATTAAGTTGaaagttattataaaattaaaatgttggATGAATTTGAGTGTTGCGTTTGTAATGAGCTCCTGAATTTGATGAGAGTCTGGATTTTTTCCTATAAATCTTGGAAGTTAGGTACTTTCTTTGCTATTCCACTACACTAATAGGATAGGACTTCAATCGGCTTTGGTTATCTGTAAACTTGCAAGAGGGTTGCACGATTCATGTTTGCTTACAGAATACTtgctgaatttttatttatttatttattttatataataataaaaaacttttaaaatacaattaagCACCGGTGCAGTAATTAACTTGGGATACAAATACAATTAATGGTAGGGTGCCATTTTAaatggctttaaaaaaaaattataataaaaaataaaaaccccgGAAGGTTAACCAGTTCCATGTGCTAAAAAACTAGTCAATTCAAAAGAGAAAGCATCTTTAGTTCTTCCcctattaataacaaaaaaacaatcttATTTTACAGTTATATACACAACATTCCTCTTAACATATAGTAGTCACACACGTGAATATCATAAAACTATTTTCATAATTGGGTAAACCTGGGTTCAATGTCAAGTTGTATTAAATCTATTGAAATAATAACAAATGTTTACTTTTGGTCATATGTCATCATCTCAATGAATCCAGTACAATAGATCCAAGTCAAGTccataaaaaattaacttttctccccatttcttttcctttaagaTTAAATTTTCTCCTCATTTCTTTTCATtcgtttgtgtttgtttctcaaggaaaaaaaaaatcctttttatttaaaataacagtaatttaaaagaaaacaatttcaCACATTTGAATATTACAGAAATGAACGAGAAAGACAAACTTGTGGCTGTAGTTTAGTGGTAAGAATTCCACGTTGTGGCCGTGGAGACCTGGGCTCGAATCCCAGCAGCCACACAACGCTCGtttttaacctttttatttgtcaaacaaatcacaaattaaCTAACAGATTAATAAGTATTGGAATTACTTTACAGCAGCATATACCAACACCAGGGCATTTGGTCTAGTGGTATGATTCTCGCTTTGGGTGCGAGAGGTCCCGAGTTCGATTCTCGGAATGCCCCTATCTTTTTTcctctaatatattttttccctCCAAGGGCAATCTCGTCAACCAGAAAAATTATtaccaaacccaaacccaaaaactcTTCTTCATCACTGATTACTCTCACGaccatattttttatatcactCCATTGATCCATTACCTTATCCtatcttctctcttcttcaaaactctctctctctctctctctctctctctctctctcttcacttcAATTTCCAGTATTCACAAATGGCCACAAACACTCTCTCCACAATCTCCCTCACACTCCGTTCCCCCTCTTATCCTTCACCCGCTCCAAAACCCACTTTCCTCCACTTCCCCACCGCTAAACCCACCCACCGTCGTCTCACCCACTTCCGTCCCATCTCCGCCGTGTCCGCCCCAGAAAAGATCGAAGAGCTCGGCGCCCAAATCTCCTCCCTCACTCTCGAAGAAGCCAAGACCTTGGTCGACTACCTCCAAGAAAAGCTCGGCGTCTCCGCCGCCTCCTTCGCCCCAGTAGCCGTCGCCGGAGCCGCAGTCGCTGGAGCTGACGCGGGACCAGCCGTTGTCGAAGAGAAGACCGAGTTCGACGTGGTTATCGAGGATGTCCCCAGCAGTTCGAGGATTTCGGTGATTAAGGCGGTGAGGGCGTTGACGAGCTTGGCTTTGAAGGAGGCTAAGGAGTTGATTGAAGGGTTGCCTAAGAAGTTTAAGGAAGGGGTTTCTAAAGATGAGGCTGAAGAGGCCAAGAAGCAGCTCGAGGAAGCTGGAGCTAAGATTGCTATTgtgtaatttgaatttgattttgattttggggtttCTAATggttaatttgtgtttttgggtttagtttgtagttgggttttggtggtaCAGTGAAATGTGATTGATGTTCATGAATGAATTTCGCAAgtttagtggttttttttttttcttttttggttgcaCTCCCTGTGTTTGTTGTAATGCCGCAAAGAATGTGATAGACAAAGAGGAGCTTGTGCAATGATAGTGCATTTTATAGACTTGTGTTGTGGTTTTACACTTTTTTATGGTAGTGTTCATTGAATTGGATAAGACTTAAAAAAGATAGCAATTTGCGATTAGTTGAGTTGGGAGGGATTTCATGAGTGAATTTCGTGACTTGGTTGTCCCTATTTTGAAGGGTAATGTTTGTTGTTACTTGTTTTAGTTGTTCTTAGTTGCacttgttatgtttgttttattgCAACAGAGGAGGATGTTGAACAGGTGAGGTTTGTGGAATGAGCTGCATTTCTAGATTGGTAGTTTTTTTATGTGTGCTTTAGTAGTGTTCATTGAATTGGACAAtgaagaaaatctaaaaaagtgCAATCTCTTTTTTACATGGAAGAAAATAGTTGAATATGCCTTTTCCAATCTAATTCATAAATGAAAACAGCAGCATTTCTATAcggtgtgtgagagagagagagggtatcATTTTTCTAGGAAATACTTTTGTGGGAAATGGAACTCAGATTGGAGCCTCATGGAGTCATGGTCACCCGTGACTTGGATCCGAACCAACCCTttcatcaaagagataaaagatGTAACAAAAATAGCAAGTTGCTTTTATCAGAAACTTGTGATGAAAAACTAATTCTCATTAATTAGAAATCAAGATACagaatttgtatatatatgtacagagaagaagaaaactaTCAAAGAAACAAACTAACTTTAACATTTGTTGTACAGGTTCTATAACTAACATTTACACGTGCTAACTAATTGTAAAgttgttatttataattatgtttttgttggctttaattccatgctaaatttaattgtaattatgttcaatcttatgtTCCTTGTATTTCATGTGggttttatttgtaagggttgtgtgtaagagagagagggagagtgtGTAGACTTAAGGCTAATTGAAGACTAAAGCTgttttcgcgggtagctcgTGAGTAAGCTTCTCGCGAAGTGATGCATCTaccctgcacatgactggaatgcgaagagtcaagaCAGGATGGAGACAGCTGGTTTTTGCGAGTGTCTCGCAAGTAAGGCATTCTCACAAGACACCCgcaaaacattctgttttgccagattGTCATTTCTGATACACTCTATCCtcacccacactatatatacccccattacccacatatgttgaggagtgcttttgAGAGAAAACCTTAGCCACAAAcattgagagttagagattgttatacccacaattctaTACATACTTACTTGtagattttcctcaactcctacctctccatttccatactattgagaggttgatagcccaaacacttaccacaccctttcagagtgtcaaatgaggttttggtgctgctgggaagcattggaagaagctaGGCTTTGGTGAATGCAATCGGGCATATTACGGGAtccagagagctagacaagacacggttctagacaagacacggttctgagaagccttgttggagtaggagcttggagggcttagttGCATTGGGCAGactaggtttggagggtcttttgctattcGTGTATCCTAACTGATTGTCTAATGGATcaattactgcttggagggcagcgaagaggttttacaccAAGTACtacggtttcctcttcaataacacatcggcgtgttatcttgtatttgcattcttcttccatACTCTTTTACCtatcattttactgttgtgttataatgattatgggttatagtagtttgtttgtttgtactctcgcatttactcttttttgcactttatataagttagagtaaaatcaatcgagctgtaatctttaatttgggggtctaaacagctcttgtgttttaacacattttcgagctttcactAATAATAGTAACTAAACAGTAACTAACATTAACTACAGGtctttttggtgttttaagCTACAGTCACTATCGTTTAGCTTCATCTCTATTCTGTAGTTACCCTTGCTACCGCTATCTTCTTCTGTCAAGCTAGTCTGCCCTTGCTTGAGCTTATTATCTTCATTttgatactccccctcaaggGTAATTGTTGAATGTATATTAATCATTCCCATTTTGCAAATAAGACTTGAAAACTGATTAAAATTCAATGCTTTAGTTAACAAATCTGCAAGCTGACAATGAGTTCTAACATGATTCAATTTAATGAACTTCTCTAACACTTTGTCTCTAACTACATGACAATCTATCTCAATATGCTTGACCTTCTTTAACACTTTGTCTCTAACTACATGACAATCTATCTCAATATGCTTGGCCCTTTCATGAAACATTGGATTTGATCCAATGCGCAAGGCTGCCTCACTATCACAAAATAGCAAGGCTTCCCTTTTATGTTCAACACCAATATCTTTAAGGAAATACTATATCCACACTATCTCACAGGTAGCCATTGCCATTGCCCTATACTTTGCTTCTGCTAAGGACTTGGACACTGTAgattgtttctttgatttccaTGAGACCAAGGAATCCCCAATGAAAATGCTATAACTTGTGACAGACCTTCTAGTGTCAGGACAAGCAGCCCAATCAGAATCTGTGAAACCCTTTACATGCAACTCTGTCCTAGCTGAAAACAAGATACCCTTCCCtagttcattcttcaaatactGTAGAACTCTATGCACTGCATCTAGACGTGGCTTCCTTGGCTTGGCCATGTATTGACTCAACCTATGGACATCATAAGTGATGTTTGGCCTAGTGATAGTCAAGTACAACACCTTCCCAATAAGCCTTCTGTAAGCCCTTGGATCTTTGAACTCTTCCCCTTCATACTTACTTAACTTCACATTTTGCTCCATTGGTGTCTTAGCTGGTTTACATCTTAACAAACCAGCATCATTCAACACTTCTAAAGTGTACTTCCTTTGACAAAGTGATATACCTTTATTTGACCTTGCaatccatggttttaaaaaccggtacggTGAAAGAACCGAAAAAATATCTAATTACCGGTTTTATGGTCGGACCGGAGTCCaacctgaaagttcaaaaacgtgtacaaaaacacttttgaacgtttagacccccaaaaaccaacttaaccaacacaagcaatatgtcaaacaactagtgtgcggaaacttaacatatgctataatatggaattggttaaacaactatctaagccataacaaaataaaccacagcagataatgtaaaggcagagatagagaggaaggaagatgcaaacacagagataacaccagatatgttatcgaagaggaaaccgaagacctcggcgaaaaacctctccgccgccctccaagcggtaatcaatccacaagaaaatacagttgggatacaaggacagcaatagaccctccaagcctaatctacccaatgcacttaagccctccaagtttcttgctccaacgaggttgcgccgaacctttttcttttctagctttccggattccgctactacaccgtagcatcaaccaatgaagattggctccttcctaactgcttcccagaactccaaacgactgtctcacagagatgataatggtgagaaccaggtttggtataatgcctctcaaggattttacaatggagaggaagagagtgagagaatttgatgagactctaaggtagagattgtgggtgaaacaatctggtttttctttagggtttctctctcaaaattctctctggaagctctctttcaatcgtgggttaaaagggtatttatactggagtgaagtggaatgtgaaacgtcaggtttttccaaaacaggggtggctcgcggcttgacctcgcggcttgaccaagtcgcgagttccagtcgcgagttaaccgtatggccagttgtcctgttttgtcctgtagtgctccagctagcatgactgttcatcttccagcatgcttggcacgtgtgcagtttctggcgggttgaagccgcgagtccacccgcgagtcctagccgcgacactctgttttcttgcacactcttgagcaatcttcactctatctcactcactacccttacaataatcccacctaaatacagggttactaaatgctgaattacaagcaaatttggcacggaataaagccaattagatggttgaataaattcaaccttacaatctccccctttggctattccgtgacaaaaccctaaaacagactctagacttaacatgtgagttgggaacagttgaacaaaactcactcacacctaactctagaagctgtgaagcacttgaatcatatgaacataaactcctgaaacacaacaatacaccatgattattgtaagcagaaaattataaatgcatatgaaacaggcaatatgagatcaagcataagatggagttaataaacaaaccatggcttgatcaaccaagtgaacaccacaaggtagtgatcacagtgctcattcacacttggaatgaacacaaggacatacaagttaacaagcacaaggcaagacacttgtatgctcaacactcaaccaatgcatagcacacaaggcatatgcatctaggaacaatcctacaagggcacaagagtgacagtacataaaccaaaatgtagaacatttagattaaggtactgatttcaacatagcataaaggctgcacttaagcaaggtacataccataaagcctacaaactatgcataaaacataaaccctaaaagcttacaaaagcacatgggtacaaacacattatattgaataaaaacttaaacaatataaactaaaagtgcataaagtttctccccttcaaagtgattaaagtttctccccttcaaagtgatgagaagctgtgatgcacttggaacatatttgtacttgtaccctgaaacacttgcacaaaccacattagaccctcaaggtaaagcaaataataaatgacaagtatagaaatgactacaatgatcacatagcaaagcaaatgatcatctgaacatgcattcaatgaagtataataacatagggatatgtgcatgtccaaagcacaaacatgatgcaatgagaacaccaaagcataacacaaagcaccataaaaccaacaagaaaacaaacagaacaaggttttctagttaacacaatgtcttctcccccttggtatatgcatctcccctatggaatatctctccccctacaaatgtgcatgagaaatagaatttctccccctaaggatgtgcacaagagtcatatagaaaagacaaaatactccgaaacattctctagagtatactctccccctttttgtcaggaatagacaaagggtcaagaagaaacgagggcaagagatgaaggtatgaacaatgctaatgatgcatgaggggtgcaagatgaatgagaaaatgaagctcaaacctaagacaaagtaacatgctacaaagcataaggtaagcatgacatgctaggatgaaacagcaaggtcaagaccaatgcatgacaagggtagcaaaggtgtgtgcaagaggtggctaagtgcaatgcatgatcaatgcatgaaaaatgcacatgtggggcaaagtgtgttaaaatacacaaccaatgaaccaaacatgttcctaatgaggaaacatgagaaatcccaaattttggtactcatcggagtccaaacaagcgagaaaatgactaagaggcattttatcaaacacctagcatgcacactataaacaaaaatgtgaaacaatgcatgaacatcatgaaaaccacccttaatacatgttcttactgccacaaggggccaacatccaatgcatatcaacaaaagaaaccaatcccatgaagaaaatagacaaaaaataagttttcccaacccctatgatgaaaatctcaaccaagagcacaaaactctccaaaacataatctaaggatcaaaatcaatgaaaagagtttataattaccttagagatgttaatggattgaaaaaccattcaaattggttgggttttgatgtaaaaatattgaaagaggggttttagagaggatgagagaggtttaaaacaagtttcccacgaaaaagctctttaaaaagctgattctgggcgactcgcgactggcgagtcgcgagccaagtcgcgagtgagccgcgaaacctctctgtctgaACTCGCGGCTTAGACTCGTGGCTTacaagccgccaaaccgaccagccaaaactggcagcttgctggcagctcacgcaagtagccaaaatgagtggccaaaaaatctgacacttgtttttcaaaccagaacatgtttaaacattgaaaaacaaagtaagcactaaacataaactcaaagagtgataaaaatcacttccaaaaacatataaaatgatcaaaaaactttttgggttgaaccatatatgattgagcacacacacatcacatttagacaagtacaatctaacaaatgaataagacattcattgaacataaggcaagtgtgttatgtgtgtgtatcaaatgtggaatagtccttagtctagaatgaagcttcaatgatcaattcaatcaagtcatacacaactagtactaagtcaagtggtatatctcaattatagaagtgaacatatatgacctcccacaagaaaatgattacataagattgaagctttttatttggcttcttacaattcatatcatttgatcattttgaatcaatacaactcattttgagcaatacatctcatttttgagattgatgcctgaaatttttgatatttcaatttgatgaacaagcctttgactttttgggcatcatacaatttcatttaagtcgctttccctttttcctagtcgaatactagtatttgcgatggcttttgcagctcattatctcttttcattttgagatttacatttattgagctctttaagcaataaaaataaaagagtgggaagagatataagcacaagtctacgcaagtatcaaaaccaatatgactattgactaatcattcatgacaagcttgaagatcgatttacaacaatcacacaaagatgtcaagatttttcccacaaagatataagtgcaaaaataacaagctaagctcgtaaatgcacaaagccatttgtacaaag
This DNA window, taken from Quercus robur chromosome 2, dhQueRobu3.1, whole genome shotgun sequence, encodes the following:
- the LOC126714862 gene encoding 50S ribosomal protein L12, chloroplastic; translated protein: MATNTLSTISLTLRSPSYPSPAPKPTFLHFPTAKPTHRRLTHFRPISAVSAPEKIEELGAQISSLTLEEAKTLVDYLQEKLGVSAASFAPVAVAGAAVAGADAGPAVVEEKTEFDVVIEDVPSSSRISVIKAVRALTSLALKEAKELIEGLPKKFKEGVSKDEAEEAKKQLEEAGAKIAIV